The genomic region TCCAAAAGTAATTCTGCTcatgaaaatattaaagttcCACTTCAGCAAATTAAAGATGAGCAATCAGGTCCAATGGTTGGTAAGCAATCTACCATATTGGTAAAGGACATAAAATCTGAAAGTCATGAGACAGAAGATCAATCCTCCAAGCCTCATGCATGTGGAGAAAAAGTCTTGCCCACTAATGAAAAGAAAGGTCAGGGTGATAAAAGTTCCAGTTCATTGGCAAATTTATGGGGTCGTGCATCAGCAAAGTCAAAGCTCACTTCTGCAGAAGACAATAAAAATCTCGTTTCGAATCCTATTggttggttttcttttctttctttctaacatCGAAATTTTATTTGCACAAGTATGACGagatttaaattcttttaggTTAATTACAAAAGACCGACCCTGAGGTTTGGAACAGAAAACGTTCTAGTGTCTACTGTCTATCATCTATTGGATATCTATTAGGTCAGCCCATTTTGGGCTACCAAAAGCTGAGTTCTCTTATCATTAACATATGCTTTTACGAAAATGTCTTGTGTTTTATTCATTGTGCTTCTTACAAGGAGTTCATTTTGGGCATTTTGTATTTCACTAACAAGTTTGTAGATGACAGTTACTTTCAGGGACTAAAAAGAGGGACTAAAAGTGTTTTCAGGTCCAAATttaactctttttatttaacctatattttctttaatgattAGAACCTTTTTGTTCATTGCATTATGATCAGTAGACTTTGTTTTGTCAACAAGATCACATAACTTTTGTTCTGTTACAACTAGGGTATTCTTACCTGATTGTGGCAGAATTTCTGTAACAACCTCAGCTAAAAGTCTAACATGATATGAATGTCTGCATATTTTCCCACCAAAAAGATTTGGTGTAGACCAAAAACCAAATTGAATGATATATTGGGCTTCTTGTGGGTATATTGCTGGGATTAGTCCAgattaacttaatttaaataaattacatagatcgatttttgaaaaaaaggtTTGTTGACTGCAATGaaaattaacataaacaaaaaggCTATTAGAATAGTTTACCCGTGTGATGGGCTGTTCTCATAATGCAATTGGGTCTAAATTTTGTTggctaaatacatattttcacTTCTTAACTTAATCAATTTAACCTCTGACACCCCCtcaattatcattttaatatatgacactcttcaatttctattttttaactttttcacCTGTCAACTTctatttctttacttctttcaATATTGtacatgtatttttatatttttatttactatattGTGAAATACTGAATAAAACAATGGTGAATTAggtaaaaaatattagttgaGAGGTCTATAGGCTAACTAGATACTTGAGGAGcatcaaagattaaattattatagtttAGGGGTGAAACTATGTATCATGTGCCAATATGTATTATATAGTTAAAAAGTTTATTCTTGGCTCatacttttctttctaatttgGGCTGGTTCATTGATGTTATTAGCCAGTGCAGAAGCTCAAGTTTGTTCTTCTGAAGCAATAGAAGATCAGAGCAGTGCTGATGAGGCTAAAGATGTGAACTTTAAACGCACTTCTAATGGTGAAGGTAGTAGAAAAAGGAGAGTAGTTTTTGATTTCTCAGATGATGAGTATGAAGATGCAGTCAGCCTAGCATCACCAGAAGCTCCAAAGgagaaaatgaataaaatatttctttctgAGAAACCCAATGTCAACGGCCAAATAGAAGATAAAAGGGAAGTCAAGGAAGAATCATCAACTGACAAAGCACCTAATCAAGTTCCAAGAGAAAAAATTTCAGTTTCCAGCAAGAGATTCAATTCTAATGACTCCTCTAATGAAAAGAAGCATAGCCCTATCACTGGAGGGGATGGTAAGGCTGATATAGTTACTAATGATCCCCCACATTCACCCAAAAGGAGGAAAGTTTTGAAGACCCGTATTGATGAGCGTGGTAGAGAAGGTATACAATAACACCAATGCTTAAttgctttcttttaatttctaggAAGTCCTTGATAATATGACTTGGCttgaattatttatcttttctggGTAATCCATTATTATTCATCAATTGGATCCTTCCActggaaatttttttattccacTTTGAATTTTTGGTCATCTGTACTGGTTCTGTAACTTATAGATAT from Ricinus communis isolate WT05 ecotype wild-type chromosome 9, ASM1957865v1, whole genome shotgun sequence harbors:
- the LOC8288260 gene encoding uncharacterized protein LOC8288260 isoform X2, which gives rise to METLGILEEIESLVSDKLEVVSYKWLSRNFLVSSNDAKRLLQEFAEKHKSGLEVVYALSGWLKNNPQSYHISVQPAIPKDPAALWNDEFVQAEELFRQPNVADNCLRDNRFCGILNPFVKRNVAGNPVSNAVSQPKSVGIPEPSKSNSAHENIKVPLQQIKDEQSGPMVGKQSTILVKDIKSESHETEDQSSKPHACGEKVLPTNEKKGQGDKSSSSLANLWGRASAKSKLTSAEDNKNLVSNPIASAEAQVCSSEAIEDQSSADEAKDVNFKRTSNGEGSRKRRVVFDFSDDEYEDAVSLASPEAPKEKMNKIFLSEKPNVNGQIEDKREVKEESSTDKAPNQVPREKISVSSKRFNSNDSSNEKKHSPITGGDGKADIVTNDPPHSPKRRKVLKTRIDERGREVNEVVWEGEDTEKIKADSNSPKNADINAPKKAENNAITSTVNNRAPVAKKSPAVGSGASTNTGGNAGNKKGGSKDPKQGNLLSFFKRV
- the LOC8288260 gene encoding uncharacterized protein LOC8288260 isoform X1; the protein is METLGILEEIESLVSDKLEVVSYKWLSRNFLVSSNDAKRLLQEFAEKHKSGLEVVYALSGWLKNNPQSYHIRLVSRPKLEEAKKEFDGNCSIHVYSVQPAIPKDPAALWNDEFVQAEELFRQPNVADNCLRDNRFCGILNPFVKRNVAGNPVSNAVSQPKSVGIPEPSKSNSAHENIKVPLQQIKDEQSGPMVGKQSTILVKDIKSESHETEDQSSKPHACGEKVLPTNEKKGQGDKSSSSLANLWGRASAKSKLTSAEDNKNLVSNPIASAEAQVCSSEAIEDQSSADEAKDVNFKRTSNGEGSRKRRVVFDFSDDEYEDAVSLASPEAPKEKMNKIFLSEKPNVNGQIEDKREVKEESSTDKAPNQVPREKISVSSKRFNSNDSSNEKKHSPITGGDGKADIVTNDPPHSPKRRKVLKTRIDERGREVNEVVWEGEDTEKIKADSNSPKNADINAPKKAENNAITSTVNNRAPVAKKSPAVGSGASTNTGGNAGNKKGGSKDPKQGNLLSFFKRV